One window of the Hippoglossus hippoglossus isolate fHipHip1 chromosome 9, fHipHip1.pri, whole genome shotgun sequence genome contains the following:
- the c5 gene encoding complement C5, producing the protein MAELVQGQASMNQPGLKADGLADVLQRARQSNGFLFIQTDKPLYTPHQHVKVRAFSLNQELSPANRSVFLTFKDPDHTTVDIVEMFDLNNGIPSMQNPFKIPIKPKLGIWSIEASYSDDFTTTARTDFEVKEYVLPSFSILLEPEANYISYGRFNRFSFKVSARYLHGAPVADGEVFLRYGYVSGKSPPVIIPNYVTKERLSSTGEVDVTVNCETVLSKHNGPKDLNSLMGKYLYIAVLLQEDTGGISQEAEFAAVKFVKSPYRLSLVSTPPFIKPGLPYNIQVLVKDHLDKPMNRVRVQLVERQLIRQGNKMEDMPCPDSANSQSDGLAVFICNTPRGAESVVLKFETADPALPTASQVSLSLHAAAYHSPNERYLYIDPPLPGRGLALGQYANIQVYSATPSYLPVRALSYLVLSKGKVVEFGSHKFVSSADNKQTLSFQVTGAMVPSIRLLVYYILFGEGTSELVADSVWLDVRDKCVNGLQTELSVRRRSYKPKEKLQLDIRTNQDGLVALSAIDSALFTLRPNYRDPVSTVLRHIEESDLGCGGGGGKDSADVFRLAGLTFFTNANSQPSTNSGACTAAVRPKRAVTDEEKKKKAESYSSTPHLKVCCEAGMMFLPSSVTCRQLAAQKHRKRPYCREAFKTCCEFILLHLDHNLVLGRHDMGADFDLAPSLVRSYFPESWLWEVQSASSGQVSVSRPLPDSLTSWEIKAIGMFRNGLCVASVQVSVSKSHSIDVPLPYQVVRGEQLELSGSVYNHQDDRIEYCATLTAGPEFCLLQSREAAGGAGLRSTPCSWRRLAAGGVGKVTFTLLGLEPGEHTLIFTLMTRQGHRDILEKKLRVVPEGVRREEYSGGRLDPQGLYGSEKRTVTLKNKLPTNIVPNSAVERMLTINGEVLGEVLSVMHNPEGLRRLVNLPAGSAEAELGGLLPLVHVYRYLETTGSWDVLGPDIQKNSAELSRKIREGLVGISSFRHGDSSYSMWIKQKPSTWLTALVVKTLSLVDQVVPVDHESLSNSLAWLIRSTQQPDGSFTDTSSFRPNKVMAAGSDAVDQSVYLTSFVLISLKRATSITDPILQLRFHDDSIRSAANYISQHALGVKSVYVRAVATFALTLHDPNSMTANQLLTSLENLARQKGHPAVLRYWQESSVTADWLKPDQSSGLTVEATAYVLLTVLLKGRIQYANPILSWLTQDQHYGEGFYSVQDTVLTLEAVTEYWKTLPRAVLSQDINIDYSRKGALARVQLSQTRPVATPIQVTEDDDITVTTGYGRGVSNVKLKTVYYETSSSTQTCNFDVTVEMVGLDVSREPSMSHPHLVACAKYKPPPNEVHTESSLTVMKIQLPTGVDGYLDDLRQFRDAAEPQISHYELQGNTVVIQMDSVPSDVFLCLGFRVRTSFRVGGASESLFSVYEPQDKGSMCTKLFSYQEQKLQRLCVGEECQCMTAACATYRGNVDVTLTMAKRTEETCQPHVRYAFKVTVKSSAADGDFMTFTATVVEVLKNTVKEFEALSSGTEVELVKKITCSHVDVHSQKQYLVTGARGSEVRLSHGFRYRLPLDSDTVVELWPTDCSSPACSDYVSQLEDFALELQLSSCPHTS; encoded by the exons ATGGCGGAGCTGGTGCAGGGACAGGCCTCGATGAACCAGCCGGGGCTGAAGGCAGACGGCCTGGCCGATGTTTTACAGAGGGCCCGGCAG TCCAACGGCTTCCTGTTCATCCAAACGGACAAACCGCTGTACACCCCTCACCAGCACG tcaAAGTTCGGGCATTCTCCCTGAACCAGGAGCTGAGTCCGGCCAATCGCAGCGTCTTCCTGACCTTCAAG GACCCGGATCATACGACAGTGGATATTGTggagatgtttgatttaaataatggaATCCCATCTATGCAAAACCCTTTCAAGATCCCCATCAAACCAAA GTTGGGGATTTGGTCCATTGAAGCTTCCTACTCAGATGACTTCACCACAACAGCGAGAACGGACTTTGAAGTTAAAGAATATG TTCTTCCCAGTTTCTCCATCCTCCTGGAGCCTGAAGCAAATTACATCAGCTATGGACGTTTCAACAGATTCAGCTTCAAGGTCTCAGCCAG GTATCTGCACGGTGCCCCGGTGGCCGATGGGGAGGTGTTTCTGCGGTACGGCTATGTTAGCGGGAAGAGTCCTCCAGTTATCATCCCCAACTATGTCACCAAAGAGAGA TTGTCCTCGACAGGTGAGGTGGATGTGACTGTGAACTGTGAGACGGTTCTGTCCAAACACAACGGCCCGAAAGATCTCAACAGTCTGATGGGGAAGTACCTGTACATCGctgtcctgctgcaggaggacacaG GTGGTATCTCTCAGGAGGCGGAGTTTGCTGCCGTGAAGTTCGTCAAATCACCTTATCGCCTGAGCCTGGTGTCCACGCCCCCGTTCATCAAACCTGGACTTCCTTATAACATCCAG GTGCTGGTGAAGGATCACCTGGACAAGCCGATGAACCGGGTTCGGGTGCAACTGGTGGAGCGACAGCTGATCAGACAGGGGAACAAAATGGAGGATATGCCCTGTCCCGACAGcgccaacagccaatcagacggCCTCGCTGTCTTCATCTGCAACACCCCCCGTGGAGCAGAGAGCGTGGTGCTGAAG tttgagaCGGCTGACCCCGCCCTCCCAACAGCCAGTCAGGTGAGTCTGAGTTTACATGCGGCGGCGTATCACTCCCCGAACGAGCGCTACCTTTACATCGACCCCCCGCTGCCTGGCCGCGGCCTGGCGCTGGGACAATACGCCAACATCCAGGTGTACTCGGCCACGCCCTCCTACCTGCCTGTCAGAGCCCTCAGTTACCTG GTGCTCTCTAAGGGGAAGGTGGTGGAGTTCGGCAGCCACAAGTTCGTCTCCAGCGCAGACAACAAACAGACTCTGAGCTTCCAGGTGACGGGCGCCATGGTCCCGTCCATCAGACTGCTGGTCTACTACATCCTGTTTGGAGAGGGGACGTCCGAGCTGGTGGCCGACTCCGTCTGGTTGGACGTCAGAGACAAGTGTGTCAATGGACTCCAG actgagcTCTCAGTTCGTAGGCGGAGCTACAAGCCAAAGGAAAAACTGCAGCTGGACATCAGGACCAATCAGGATGGACTGGTGGCTCTGTCTGCTATAGACTCCGCCCTCTTCACACTACGACCGAACTACAGAGACCCTGTTTCCACG GTTCTACGCCACATCGAGGAGAGCGACCTGGGCTGTGGTGGGGGTGGCGGCAAAGACAGTGCAGACGTTTTTCGATTGGCCGGCCTCACCTTCTTCACCAATGCCAACTCCCAGCCATCAACCAACA GTGGCGCGTGCACAGCAGCGGTTCGTCCAAAACGAGCTGTGACTgacgaggagaagaagaagaaag cagagagTTACAGTTCAACCCCCCATCTGAAGGTCTGCTGTGAAGCGGGGATGATGTTCCTCCCAAGCAGTGTGACGTGTCGCCAGCTCGCTGCGCAGAAGCACAGAAAACGACCCTACTGCCGTGAAGCCTTCAAGACCTGCTGCGAGTTTATTCTGCTGCACCTGGACCACAACCTGGTCCTAGGACGCCACG acatggGTGCAGACTTTGACCTGGCGCCCTCTCTGGTGCGGAGCTACTTTCCAGAGAGCTGGCTGTGGGAGGTGCAGAGCGCCAG ttcagGTCAGGTGTCGGTCAGCAGGCCTCTACCAGACTCGCTCACCTCCTGGGAGATCAAGGCCATCGGCATGTTCAGGAACG GTTTGTGTGTTGCCTCGGTGCAGGTGTCGGTCAGTAAGTCGCACAGCATTGACGTTCCGTTGCCATATCAGGTGGTGAGAGGAGAACAGCTGGAGCTGTCAGGCTCAGTGTACAACCACCAGGACGACAGAATTGAG TACTGTGCGACACTGACGGCCGGACCGGAATTTTGTCTACTCCAGTCCCGAGAAGCTGCCGGGGGGGCGGGGCTGCGCTCCACGCCCTGCAGCTGGAGGCGTCTGGCAGCAGGGGGCGTCGGCAAAGTGACCTTCACCCTGCTGGGCCTGGAGCCTGGAGAACACACCCTGATCTTCACCCTGATGACCCGACAAGGCCACAGAGACATCCTGGAGAAGAAGCTCAGAGTGGTG CCTGaaggggtgaggagagaggagtacTCTGGAGGGAGACTCGACCCTCAGGGACTCTACG GTTCGGAGAAGAGAACGGTGACGCTGAAGAACAAATTGCCCACAAACATCGTCCCCAACTCGGCTGTGGAGAGAATGCTCACAATCAACG GTGAAGTTCTAGGTGAGGTCTTGTCTGTGATGCACAACCCTGAAGGCCTCAGACGACTTGTCAACCTGCCAGCTGGGTCAGCGGAGGCGGAGCTGGGTGGACTCCTCCCCCTCGTCCACGTGTATCGGTACCTGGAGACAACGGGGAGCTGGGACGTCCTGGGACCAGACATCCAGAAGAACTCAGCAGAACTGAGCCGGAAGAtcagagagg gtctggTCGGCATCAGCTCCTTCAGACATGGTGACTCCAGTTACAGCATGTGGATCAAGCAAAAACCCAGCACCTG GCTGACCGCTCTGGTGGTGAAGACGCTGTCTCTGGTGGATCAGGTCGTCCCGGTGGACCATGAGTCTCTGTCCAACTCTCTGGCGTGGTTGATCCGCAGCACCCAGCAGCCAGACGGGTCCTTCACCGACACGTCCTCCTTTAGACCCAACAAAGTCATG gcAGCGGGGAGCGATGCGGTCGATCAGTCGGTGTATCTGACGTCCTTTGTGTTGATTTCCTTGAAAAGAGCGACAAGCATCACAGACCCaatcctgcagctcaga TTTCATGATGACAGCATTAGGTCTGCAGCAAACTACATCTCCCAGCATGCCCTAGGTGTCaagagtgtgtatgtgcgtgcggTGGCGACCTTTGCTCTTACCCTTCATGACCCCAACAGCATGACGGCCAATCAGCTGCTCACCAGCCTGGAGAACCTGGCCCGgcagaaag gtcaCCCTGCTGTACTCAGGTACTGGCAGGAGTCCAGCGtaacagctgattggctgaaacCCGACCAATCCAGCGGTTTGACGGTGGAGGCGACAGCGTATGTCCTGCTCACCGTGTTACTCAAG gggaggATCCAATATGCCAACCCCATCCTTTCCTGGCTGACACAGGACCAGCATTACGGAGAGGGTTTCTACTCtgtacag GACACAGTGCTGACCCTGGAGGCCGTCACAGAGTACTGGAAAACTCTCCCTCGAGCCGTCCTCAGTCAAGACATCAACATAGATTACAGCAGGAAGGGGGCGCTAGCACGAGTCCAGCTCAGCCAGACCCGACCTGTGGCCACACCCATTCAG GTGACGGAGgatgatgacatcactgtgaccaCAGGTTATGGGCGGGGTGTGTCTAATGTGAAG CTGAAGACAGTTTATTATGAGACCAGCTCGTCCACGCAGACGTGTAACTTTGATGTTACCGTGGAGATGGTCGGCCTAGACGTCTCCAGAG agccCAGTATGAGTCATCCTCACTTGGTCGCCTGCGCAAA GTATAAACCTCCTCCTAACGAGGTGCACACTGAGTCCAGTCTGACGGTGATGAAGATCCAGCTGCCTACAGGTGTGGACGGTTACCTTGACGACCTCCGACAG ttCAGAGACGCTGCCGAGCCACAGATCTCCCACTACGAGCTACAAGGAAACACTGTGGTCATTCAGATGGACTCA GTTCCCTCAGACGTCTTCCTGTGCCTTGGTTTCCGGGTCAGAACCAGTTTCAGAGTGGGCGGAGCCAGTGAGTCTCTGTTCAGTGTTTACGAGCCTCAGGACAAAG GCAGCATGTGCACCAAACTCTTCTCCTACCAGGAGCAAAAGCTGCAGCGCCTCTGTGTGGGCGAAGAGTGTCAGTGCATGACAG CTGCCTGCGCCACCTATAGAGGAAACGTGGACGTAACACTGACGATGGCCAAACGTACAGAGGAGACCTGTCAACCACACGTCAGATACG ccttCAAGGTGACGGTGAAGTCTTCAGCAGCAGACGGAGACTTTATGACCTTCACAGCCACCGTAGTTGAAGTCCTGAAGAACACAGTTAAAG AGTTTGAGGCGCTGAGTTCAGGTACAGAAGTGGAGCTGGTAAAAAAGATCACCTGCAGCCATGTGGACGTTCACAGCCAGAAGCAGTACCTGGTGACGGGAGccagagggtcagaggtcaggctcAGCCACGGCTTCAG GTATCGTCTCCCTCTGGACTCGGACACGGTGGTGGAGCTATGGCCGACAGATTGTAGTTCTCCCGCCTGTTCGGACTACGTTTCCCAGCTGGAGGACTTTGCTCTGGAGCTGCAGTTGTCCTCCTGTCCTCACACATCTTAA